From one Agathobaculum sp. NTUH-O15-33 genomic stretch:
- a CDS encoding Cof-type HAD-IIB family hydrolase encodes MNEKQAIRAVFVDLDGTLLQGVDTVTPRTVAAFDKLRASGVIPVVATGRLAYEADFAMRAIEADGYMIAMNGLAVYDDYRTGHLLYEAYMSDKAVSFILERLMREKVFFQAYAGNRAYCQEDRAGLICSCGMDEEHVRFFSGTQKTVADLRAYLSAHRLKVNKFFVSVGDVSQIPFLRVALNAIEGVVTLSSGEHYIEVIPEGADKRRAVRAVREAMGLAPEEIMVIGDSENDLGMFDEAVTRVAMGNACDALKAKANYIAPSNQKDGVAWALETLLLGEQPSRFSGRIEILRAEEIEASLEFSTRQYLAGDLRLPQHLNFLLDKNVEIGISDYDHYHWEQAHYHTITSEYCYLLSGETKYIDLSDGTEYHFSAGDFYILRQDTPYVQKCREGCRLLFAKVPGLNDKVTIRMAEPLQQWCADWEAAWSPEQQAQQDALQQEE; translated from the coding sequence ATGAACGAAAAGCAGGCGATCCGGGCGGTGTTCGTCGATCTGGACGGCACGCTGTTGCAGGGCGTCGATACGGTAACGCCCCGCACGGTGGCGGCGTTCGATAAGCTGCGCGCGTCGGGCGTTATCCCGGTCGTCGCGACCGGACGGCTGGCCTATGAGGCGGATTTCGCCATGCGCGCCATCGAGGCGGACGGCTATATGATCGCCATGAACGGCCTCGCGGTATATGATGATTACCGCACCGGCCACTTGCTGTACGAGGCGTATATGAGCGACAAGGCGGTCTCGTTCATCTTAGAGCGTCTTATGCGCGAAAAGGTATTCTTTCAGGCGTACGCGGGCAACCGCGCCTACTGTCAGGAGGACCGCGCGGGGCTGATATGCTCCTGCGGGATGGATGAAGAGCATGTCCGTTTCTTTTCCGGCACGCAAAAGACCGTTGCCGATCTGCGCGCCTATCTCTCCGCGCACCGGCTGAAGGTGAACAAGTTTTTCGTCAGCGTGGGGGATGTGTCGCAGATCCCGTTTCTGCGCGTCGCCCTGAACGCGATCGAAGGCGTGGTCACGCTGTCCTCGGGCGAGCACTATATCGAGGTCATCCCGGAAGGGGCGGACAAGCGCCGCGCGGTGCGCGCCGTGCGCGAAGCCATGGGCCTTGCCCCGGAAGAGATCATGGTCATCGGCGACAGCGAAAACGACCTTGGCATGTTCGATGAAGCGGTCACCCGCGTGGCAATGGGAAACGCCTGCGACGCGCTCAAGGCCAAGGCGAACTATATCGCGCCCAGCAACCAAAAAGACGGCGTGGCGTGGGCGCTGGAAACCCTGCTGCTCGGCGAGCAGCCCAGCCGGTTCTCCGGCCGTATCGAGATTTTGCGCGCGGAGGAGATCGAGGCTTCGCTCGAATTCAGCACCAGACAGTATCTGGCGGGCGATCTGCGGCTGCCCCAGCACCTGAATTTCCTACTCGATAAAAACGTGGAGATCGGCATCAGCGATTACGACCATTACCACTGGGAACAAGCGCATTACCACACGATCACAAGTGAATACTGCTACCTGCTGTCCGGCGAAACCAAGTATATCGATCTGTCGGACGGAACCGAGTACCATTTCTCCGCCGGGGATTTTTACATCCTCCGGCAGGACACGCCATATGTGCAAAAGTGCCGGGAAGGCTGCCGGCTGCTTTTTGCCAAGGTGCCCGGTCTGAACGACAAGGTGACCATCCGCATGGCGGAGCCGCTCCAGCAGTGGTGCGCGGACTGGGAGGCCGCGTGGTCGCCAGAACAGCAGGCGCAGCAGGACGCATTACAACAGGAGGAATGA
- a CDS encoding NAD(P)H-dependent oxidoreductase — protein sequence MLNMNNKLIKREQEGKTIRTGIVGAGQMGRGMVTQMVLMHGITPAIVSDIQVQNAVNAFKYAGVDDSDIVVAKTIEEANRYMEAGKYIACEDANFISQANLVECAIDATGVPDVGARVATESIKNGKHVVMLNVETDVVIGPYLKKLAEDNGVLYTGSAGDEPGAVMELYCFAKAMGMDVKVMGKGKNNRLARDCNPDTVLEEATRRKMSPKMLCAFKDGTKTMVEMTAMSNATGLVPDVIGGHGIACDVKGLNDMYRLKEDGGILNKHGVVEFVNGIAPGVFVTISTDNEEIAYQMQYHSMGPGPLWTLYRPYHLCNLETPLTVAKCVIDGETTIVPKAGLVSECITVAKTDLKAGQTIDGIGGYTTYGSIATKEESDAKGYVPYGLVTKGAKMLKDAKKGQLLTLDMLELDTSTLIYKLRKEQDAMTF from the coding sequence ATGCTTAACATGAACAACAAACTCATCAAGCGTGAGCAGGAAGGCAAAACGATCCGCACCGGTATTGTCGGCGCAGGCCAGATGGGCCGCGGCATGGTCACCCAGATGGTGCTGATGCACGGCATCACCCCGGCGATCGTATCCGATATTCAGGTACAGAACGCGGTAAACGCGTTTAAGTATGCCGGCGTGGACGACAGCGACATCGTGGTAGCCAAGACCATCGAAGAGGCCAACCGCTATATGGAAGCCGGCAAGTATATTGCCTGTGAGGACGCAAACTTCATTTCGCAGGCCAATCTGGTCGAGTGCGCGATCGACGCGACCGGCGTGCCCGACGTCGGCGCCCGCGTGGCGACCGAGTCGATCAAGAACGGCAAGCACGTGGTCATGCTTAACGTTGAGACCGACGTTGTCATTGGGCCTTACCTGAAAAAACTGGCCGAGGACAACGGCGTGCTGTATACCGGTTCCGCCGGCGACGAGCCGGGCGCCGTTATGGAGCTGTACTGCTTCGCCAAGGCCATGGGCATGGACGTTAAGGTCATGGGCAAGGGCAAGAACAACCGTCTGGCCCGCGACTGCAACCCGGATACCGTGCTGGAAGAGGCCACCCGCCGCAAGATGAGCCCCAAGATGCTCTGCGCGTTCAAGGACGGCACCAAGACCATGGTGGAAATGACCGCCATGTCCAACGCGACCGGTCTGGTACCCGATGTGATCGGCGGCCACGGCATTGCGTGCGACGTGAAGGGCCTGAACGATATGTACCGCCTCAAGGAAGACGGCGGCATCCTGAACAAGCACGGCGTCGTTGAGTTTGTCAACGGTATCGCCCCCGGCGTGTTCGTCACCATCTCCACCGACAATGAAGAGATCGCTTACCAGATGCAGTACCACTCCATGGGCCCCGGCCCGCTGTGGACGCTGTACCGCCCGTACCACCTGTGCAACCTCGAGACCCCGCTGACCGTTGCCAAGTGCGTGATCGACGGCGAGACCACCATCGTGCCCAAGGCCGGTCTGGTATCCGAGTGCATTACGGTCGCCAAGACCGATCTGAAGGCGGGCCAGACGATCGACGGCATCGGCGGTTACACCACCTATGGCTCGATCGCGACCAAGGAAGAATCCGACGCCAAGGGCTATGTGCCTTACGGCCTTGTGACCAAGGGCGCCAAGATGCTCAAGGACGCCAAGAAGGGCCAGCTGCTCACGCTCGACATGCTCGAGCTGGACACCTCCACCCTCATCTATAAGCTCCGCAAGGAACAGGATGCCATGACATTCTAA
- a CDS encoding PTS glucitol/sorbitol transporter subunit IIA gives MKYCSTITGWGPDALGFLEDEECNFLILFNENAPEELAEIAVLHTEAELHTDPAPGDTLMICGKVYDVTAVGDEAKETLRALGHCTLSFKGGAEPERPGCIMLEGEKLTAADLAVGGTIEIY, from the coding sequence ATGAAGTACTGTTCCACCATCACCGGTTGGGGACCGGACGCGCTCGGCTTTCTCGAAGACGAAGAGTGCAACTTCCTCATTCTCTTTAACGAAAACGCTCCCGAAGAGCTGGCCGAGATCGCCGTTCTGCATACGGAGGCCGAATTGCACACCGATCCCGCGCCCGGCGATACCCTGATGATCTGTGGCAAGGTGTACGATGTGACCGCGGTAGGCGACGAAGCCAAGGAGACCCTGCGCGCGCTGGGCCACTGCACGCTCAGCTTTAAGGGCGGGGCGGAGCCCGAGCGCCCCGGCTGCATCATGCTGGAGGGCGAAAAGCTCACGGCGGCCGATCTTGCGGTCGGCGGTACCATCGAGATCTATTGA
- the srlE gene encoding PTS glucitol/sorbitol transporter subunit IIB — translation MKAVTIRHGQGGWGGPITAVPTEKKNKILCLTIGGIHPVAIKLAEMTGGTVVDGFKGGAPDDEVLIAVIDCGGTARCGVYPKKKILTVNLMPSGATGPLAKFITEDLYVSDVKETDISYADEGAVAAASSAAPAAPAAPKVSEPKSKDQAKAEIAAMREQKKPGIITRIGIGVGKVVGKLFQAGRDSIDMVIRNILPFMAFTSMLLGIIQASGLGDVIANTISPLCSTLPGMLVISLICALPFLSPVLGPGAVIAQVVGTLLGAEIGLGNIPAQFALPALFAINAQVGGDFVPVGLSLGEADEETIELGVPAVLYSRVITGPLSVIIAFVFSIGLYAA, via the coding sequence ATGAAAGCTGTAACGATTCGTCACGGACAAGGCGGCTGGGGCGGCCCGATCACGGCGGTGCCCACCGAGAAGAAAAATAAGATCCTGTGCCTGACCATCGGCGGTATCCACCCGGTTGCGATCAAGCTGGCTGAAATGACCGGCGGCACCGTTGTGGACGGCTTCAAGGGCGGCGCGCCCGACGACGAGGTCCTGATCGCGGTCATCGACTGCGGCGGCACCGCGCGCTGCGGCGTTTACCCTAAGAAAAAAATCCTGACTGTCAACCTCATGCCCTCCGGCGCGACCGGCCCTCTGGCCAAGTTTATCACCGAGGACCTGTATGTGTCCGATGTAAAGGAAACCGACATCAGCTACGCGGACGAAGGCGCGGTCGCGGCCGCTTCCTCGGCTGCCCCCGCCGCTCCCGCCGCGCCCAAGGTCAGCGAGCCCAAGAGCAAGGATCAGGCCAAGGCTGAGATCGCCGCGATGCGCGAGCAGAAGAAGCCCGGCATCATCACCCGGATCGGCATCGGCGTCGGCAAGGTGGTCGGCAAGCTGTTTCAGGCGGGCCGCGATTCGATCGATATGGTCATTCGCAACATCCTGCCGTTCATGGCCTTCACCTCGATGCTGCTCGGCATCATTCAGGCCTCCGGTCTGGGCGATGTGATCGCCAACACCATTTCGCCCCTGTGCTCCACACTGCCCGGCATGCTCGTGATCTCGCTGATCTGCGCGCTGCCCTTCCTCAGCCCGGTGCTTGGCCCCGGCGCGGTCATCGCGCAGGTCGTCGGCACGCTGCTCGGCGCGGAGATCGGCCTTGGCAATATCCCGGCGCAGTTCGCCCTGCCCGCACTGTTCGCGATCAACGCGCAGGTCGGCGGCGACTTCGTACCGGTGGGCCTGTCCCTCGGCGAAGCGGATGAAGAGACCATCGAACTTGGCGTGCCCGCCGTTCTGTACTCCCGCGTCATCACCGGCCCGCTGTCCGTTATCATCGCGTTCGTATTCAGCATCGGCTTGTACGCCGCATAA
- the srlA gene encoding PTS glucitol/sorbitol transporter subunit IIC: MQFITWLANGFMSLFQAGGETFMGWVTGIIPMVICLMTAVNSIIKLIGEERVERFVKKITNVMVLRYTLLPILAVLFLGNPMCYTFGRFVDQKYKPAYYDSCVSFLHPVTGLFPHANAGELFVYMGIAAGITTLGLSLGDLAVRYFIVGVIVILIRGILTEKIYLNMIKKAGRGGDN; encoded by the coding sequence ATGCAATTTATCACTTGGCTCGCCAACGGCTTTATGTCGTTGTTCCAAGCCGGCGGAGAGACGTTTATGGGATGGGTCACCGGTATCATTCCGATGGTCATCTGCCTGATGACGGCTGTCAACTCTATCATTAAGCTGATCGGCGAGGAGCGCGTTGAGCGCTTCGTCAAGAAGATCACGAACGTCATGGTCCTGCGCTATACACTGCTCCCGATCCTCGCGGTACTGTTCCTCGGCAACCCGATGTGCTATACCTTCGGCCGTTTCGTCGACCAGAAGTATAAGCCCGCTTATTACGATTCCTGCGTATCCTTCCTGCACCCGGTCACCGGCCTGTTCCCGCACGCCAACGCGGGCGAGCTGTTTGTGTACATGGGCATTGCCGCCGGTATTACGACGCTGGGCCTGTCGCTGGGCGATCTGGCTGTGCGCTATTTCATCGTGGGCGTGATCGTCATTTTGATTCGCGGCATCCTGACGGAGAAGATTTACCTGAACATGATCAAAAAGGCCGGACGCGGAGGTGACAACTAA
- a CDS encoding transcriptional regulator GutM produces the protein MSNELKLIFLVALALFVMQAVGGWFQIQNYKKAIRRMHKLGNVGVGQTKGRFLSGNLVLVACDSAGVITGVEVMEGLTFLTHFKPRKDFLGHPFVGASIDSFLALFETFDKKQRKRHKGYIQAIEALELRLKKPELLETEPVGAAEPEPAPSV, from the coding sequence ATGTCGAATGAACTGAAACTGATCTTTCTGGTGGCGCTCGCATTGTTTGTGATGCAGGCGGTCGGCGGCTGGTTCCAGATTCAAAATTATAAGAAAGCCATACGGCGCATGCACAAGCTCGGCAACGTAGGCGTAGGTCAGACCAAGGGCCGGTTTTTATCCGGCAATCTGGTGCTCGTCGCCTGCGATTCGGCAGGCGTGATCACCGGCGTCGAAGTGATGGAAGGCTTGACCTTTCTGACCCATTTCAAACCCCGGAAGGACTTTCTCGGCCATCCCTTTGTGGGCGCGAGCATCGATTCCTTTTTAGCGCTGTTTGAGACCTTTGATAAAAAACAGCGCAAGCGCCATAAGGGCTACATACAAGCGATCGAAGCGCTGGAACTGCGCCTGAAAAAGCCCGAACTGCTCGAGACCGAGCCCGTGGGCGCGGCCGAACCGGAACCCGCCCCCAGCGTTTGA
- a CDS encoding sugar-binding transcriptional regulator, whose product MRKVVDDPRLIYKCCKLYYEEHIGQQEIADRLGISRVSVSRMLAAGREMGMVVVQVLSPNSLEYSRLEQELEQLYGLKEAVVVENSPLSTRFDHMTELGSATIRLLETYLRDGDVVGVSMGMTLHNVCCSPRQSADSIACTFVPILGGISSGRSSTVNIHSNQIALEFAQLFGAEYVEFFAPAVFSDQKILKGFMKEKAMQRIIQYYKEIKTVIMGIGIPNRAGSTMIKAGYITAEQINQLVEEGIVGDLSLQFYDRNGETEQYQAFNDRVAGMPLSQLRTVENKIGIGSGLHKAEAVYGALQGGYINILVTDEECAQRLVELGKEKHHVE is encoded by the coding sequence ATGAGAAAAGTAGTCGATGATCCCCGTTTAATTTACAAATGCTGCAAGCTGTATTATGAGGAGCATATCGGGCAGCAGGAAATCGCCGACCGGCTTGGGATATCCCGCGTTTCGGTTTCCCGGATGCTGGCGGCGGGCCGGGAAATGGGCATGGTCGTGGTGCAGGTGCTCAGCCCGAACAGTCTGGAGTACAGCCGCCTCGAACAGGAGCTGGAGCAGCTTTACGGCCTGAAGGAGGCCGTGGTCGTCGAAAACAGCCCGCTATCCACCCGGTTCGATCATATGACGGAGCTTGGCTCCGCCACCATCCGTCTGCTAGAAACCTACCTGCGCGACGGCGACGTCGTCGGCGTGTCCATGGGTATGACGCTGCACAACGTATGCTGCAGCCCGCGCCAGTCGGCGGACAGCATCGCCTGCACCTTTGTGCCGATCCTAGGCGGTATCAGCTCGGGCCGCAGTTCGACGGTCAACATCCATTCCAACCAGATCGCGCTCGAATTTGCCCAGCTGTTCGGCGCTGAATATGTGGAATTTTTCGCGCCCGCGGTTTTTTCCGATCAAAAGATCCTAAAGGGCTTTATGAAGGAAAAAGCGATGCAGCGCATCATCCAGTATTATAAGGAGATCAAAACGGTCATCATGGGCATCGGCATCCCCAACCGCGCGGGCTCTACGATGATCAAGGCGGGCTATATCACCGCCGAACAGATCAACCAGCTGGTCGAGGAGGGCATCGTCGGCGACCTGTCGCTCCAATTCTACGACCGCAACGGTGAAACGGAACAATATCAGGCGTTTAACGACCGCGTCGCGGGCATGCCGCTTTCGCAGCTGCGCACGGTGGAAAACAAAATCGGCATCGGCAGCGGCCTGCACAAGGCGGAAGCCGTATACGGCGCGCTGCAAGGCGGTTATATCAATATATTGGTAACCGATGAGGAATGCGCGCAGCGCCTCGTCGAATTGGGAAAGGAGAAGCACCATGTCGAATGA
- a CDS encoding Crp/Fnr family transcriptional regulator, giving the protein MALDTYLPFWNRLTEAQQRLLQNAAREERYPAGAVLHNGSADCIGFLLVTSGQLRAYLLSEDGKELTLYRLFERDICLLSASCMLRGIDFDITVEAERDTVVWHIPPETYKRLMDQSLAVAAYTNELMASRFSDVMWLMDQVMNKKLDSRLSALLIEEQALAGSDALHITHEQLAHHLGSAREVVTRVLKYLQGEGLVRLTRGTIEILDRARLAALAADSLR; this is encoded by the coding sequence ATGGCGCTTGATACTTATTTGCCGTTTTGGAACCGGCTTACAGAGGCGCAGCAGCGTTTGCTGCAAAACGCCGCGCGTGAGGAGCGTTACCCCGCGGGCGCGGTCCTGCACAACGGATCGGCGGACTGCATCGGCTTTCTCTTGGTAACGAGCGGACAACTGCGCGCCTACCTGCTCAGTGAGGACGGCAAGGAGCTGACGCTTTACCGCCTGTTTGAGCGGGATATATGCCTGCTTTCCGCCTCGTGCATGCTGCGCGGCATCGATTTTGACATCACGGTGGAGGCCGAACGCGACACCGTGGTCTGGCATATCCCGCCGGAAACCTATAAGCGGCTGATGGACCAATCGCTCGCCGTAGCGGCTTACACCAACGAACTCATGGCTTCGCGCTTTTCCGATGTGATGTGGCTGATGGATCAGGTGATGAACAAAAAACTGGATTCCCGCTTATCCGCCCTGCTGATCGAGGAGCAAGCGCTCGCCGGGAGCGACGCGCTGCACATCACCCACGAACAGCTCGCGCATCATCTCGGCAGCGCGCGCGAAGTCGTGACGCGGGTGTTGAAATACCTGCAAGGCGAAGGGCTTGTCCGGCTGACCCGGGGCACGATCGAAATACTCGATCGCGCGCGCCTTGCGGCGCTGGCGGCGGACAGTCTGCGCTGA
- the trxA gene encoding thioredoxin, which translates to MSVFSVHEGNFEAEVLHAGQPVLLDFWAPWCGPCRMLGPVVEEIAQTHPEVKVGKVNVDEEPALAARFGVMGIPALFYLKDGEVVSSAVGARPRASVEAMLK; encoded by the coding sequence ATGTCTGTTTTTTCTGTTCATGAAGGTAATTTTGAAGCCGAGGTATTACATGCCGGTCAGCCCGTGCTGCTCGATTTCTGGGCGCCGTGGTGCGGACCCTGCCGCATGCTCGGCCCCGTGGTGGAGGAAATCGCCCAGACGCATCCCGAAGTCAAGGTGGGCAAGGTGAACGTGGATGAAGAGCCCGCGCTCGCCGCCCGGTTCGGCGTGATGGGCATCCCCGCCCTGTTCTACCTAAAGGACGGCGAGGTCGTATCCTCCGCCGTGGGCGCGCGTCCCCGCGCCAGCGTGGAGGCCATGCTTAAATAA
- a CDS encoding S-layer homology domain-containing protein, whose amino-acid sequence MEHEYAEEFSKRSLPLTYTRGSGSNLEAAYLLARNMMYKAFNEQSGELASANVPAANRHVIIVSDGEPSWSCSADAKDAANSDWSDTGKIKGDKTTYGQAYTEDQLESMAEIAQSDDFSLDVVWYGEATLGNSIYKDDPERFADSFQGTEDEDLSQLGMSGIFRELASIESIAYPWSVSDPMGEYIEFTGAPEQDGVPQRAVTEKNGALVWDLTQCTPVETTEMEIENGSRTLSHYRLTYFIALDNRADGFVSRAALDTNGETVLTYTVTSMTDGAVNDYEKRTARFDIPQVQGYLADVTIQKATGTGAPLSGATFALTDAGGKTRTAVSDETGAVKFEKLPSGYAYTLTETAAPAGYDRSEASYAVQVRYGAVSFGEDGAPTLTVVNTATGGSNGGDNGGGNNSNHGNNNNNTVNIEDEQTPLAAALDSDDHFAYIIGYPVDYRTGEKTEDKTLWPVRPEQNIDRQEVATIFFRLLTSDSRIENWSQTNSFPDVAASRWSNNAISTMTNAGILNGYEDGAFRPEQAITRAEFAAIAARFDSSLYVGEHQFSDIGGHWAAEYIDRAAQKGWVNGYPDGTFRPDQPITRAEAMTLINAVLGRRTHAENMLNEMNHWPDNAPDAWYYEAVQEATNGHDYERENPTAYETWTAMQSARDWSLLERQWSVAAAAKNEAAAQTA is encoded by the coding sequence GTGGAACACGAATACGCAGAAGAATTTTCAAAACGATCCCTCCCCCTGACCTATACAAGGGGCAGCGGCAGCAACCTTGAAGCCGCTTACCTGCTGGCCCGCAATATGATGTATAAAGCGTTTAACGAACAAAGCGGCGAGCTGGCAAGCGCCAATGTGCCCGCGGCAAACCGCCACGTAATCATTGTTTCCGACGGCGAGCCGAGCTGGAGCTGCTCGGCCGATGCAAAAGATGCGGCGAACAGCGACTGGTCGGACACCGGCAAGATCAAGGGAGATAAAACCACCTACGGGCAGGCTTATACCGAGGACCAGTTGGAGTCCATGGCCGAGATCGCCCAAAGCGACGATTTTTCGCTGGACGTTGTTTGGTACGGCGAAGCAACGCTGGGCAATTCCATTTATAAGGACGATCCCGAGCGCTTTGCGGATTCCTTTCAGGGCACTGAGGATGAAGACCTGTCCCAGCTTGGCATGAGCGGTATTTTCCGCGAGCTGGCTTCCATCGAGTCGATCGCTTATCCGTGGTCGGTCAGCGATCCCATGGGCGAGTATATTGAATTTACCGGCGCGCCGGAGCAGGACGGCGTACCGCAGCGCGCGGTCACGGAGAAAAACGGCGCGCTTGTCTGGGATTTGACCCAGTGCACGCCGGTTGAAACGACCGAAATGGAGATCGAGAACGGCAGCCGCACCCTCTCGCACTACCGGCTCACCTATTTCATCGCGCTTGATAACCGCGCGGACGGCTTTGTCAGCCGCGCGGCTCTCGATACCAACGGCGAGACCGTACTGACCTACACCGTGACCAGCATGACCGACGGCGCGGTAAACGACTATGAAAAGCGCACGGCCCGTTTCGATATCCCGCAGGTACAGGGCTATCTCGCGGATGTGACCATTCAAAAAGCGACGGGTACCGGCGCGCCGCTCTCTGGCGCGACCTTTGCTCTAACCGATGCCGGTGGCAAGACCCGCACCGCCGTATCGGATGAGACCGGCGCGGTCAAATTTGAAAAGCTCCCTTCGGGCTATGCCTATACGCTGACCGAGACCGCCGCTCCGGCGGGCTACGACCGCAGCGAAGCAAGCTACGCCGTGCAGGTGCGCTATGGCGCGGTCTCCTTTGGCGAGGACGGCGCGCCCACGCTGACCGTTGTAAACACCGCCACCGGCGGCAGCAACGGCGGCGACAACGGCGGCGGTAACAACAGCAACCATGGTAACAATAATAACAACACCGTAAACATTGAAGACGAACAAACCCCGCTCGCCGCGGCGCTCGATTCGGACGATCACTTTGCATACATCATCGGTTACCCGGTGGACTATCGCACCGGCGAGAAAACAGAGGATAAGACCCTGTGGCCCGTCCGGCCCGAGCAAAACATCGATCGGCAGGAGGTGGCGACCATCTTCTTCCGCCTGCTGACTTCGGACTCCCGCATAGAAAACTGGTCGCAAACCAATTCTTTCCCCGATGTGGCGGCGTCCCGCTGGTCGAACAACGCGATTTCGACCATGACGAACGCGGGCATTCTGAACGGCTATGAGGACGGCGCCTTCCGCCCTGAACAGGCGATCACCCGTGCCGAGTTCGCCGCGATCGCGGCCCGTTTCGATTCCTCGCTTTACGTTGGCGAACACCAATTCTCCGATATCGGCGGACACTGGGCGGCGGAGTACATCGACCGCGCGGCCCAAAAGGGCTGGGTCAACGGCTATCCGGACGGTACCTTCCGCCCCGACCAGCCGATCACCCGCGCGGAAGCCATGACGCTGATCAACGCCGTTTTGGGCCGACGCACCCATGCGGAGAATATGCTGAATGAGATGAACCACTGGCCGGATAACGCGCCGGACGCTTGGTACTACGAAGCGGTGCAGGAAGCCACCAACGGCCACGATTATGAACGCGAAAACCCGACGGCCTACGAAACTTGGACCGCCATGCAGTCCGCACGCGATTGGTCCCTGCTCGAACGTCAATGGTCTGTCGCCGCTGCCGCAAAAAATGAAGCAGCCGCGCAGACCGCCTGA
- a CDS encoding DMT family transporter, with translation MSHRRSVLLLVVTSILWSFGGLFVKSIGWNSYAITCFRSLVALIVLLPFVGRPRLPRSWYGVLAMLCYTGLICTCIMATKRTTAANAILLQYTAPIYSLLAGHLLLRERIRRRDIVSIGALFLGMALFLSDGLAGGAMSGNLIALLSGVFYGLMGVFMRKDPSGRPLDNVFWGNLLAVLIMLPLIGKPVWTPTNLTLIVLMGAFQLALPYLLYSKAIHGVTALEITLITVLEPIMNPVWVFLSTGERPGPLALMGGVVVLGTVVLHELPLGRRTKPLI, from the coding sequence GTGTCTCATCGCCGCTCTGTGCTTCTGCTCGTCGTCACCTCTATTTTATGGAGCTTTGGCGGGCTGTTCGTTAAGTCGATCGGCTGGAACAGCTATGCGATCACGTGCTTTCGCAGTCTTGTCGCGCTGATCGTGCTGCTTCCGTTTGTCGGCCGTCCCCGTCTGCCGCGCAGCTGGTACGGCGTTTTGGCCATGCTATGCTACACCGGCCTGATCTGCACCTGTATCATGGCAACCAAGCGGACAACCGCCGCAAACGCAATTTTGCTGCAATATACCGCGCCTATTTATTCGCTGCTGGCCGGTCACCTGCTGCTGCGCGAGCGTATCCGGCGGCGCGATATCGTTTCTATCGGCGCGCTGTTTTTGGGCATGGCGCTGTTTCTTTCCGACGGGCTGGCGGGCGGCGCGATGTCGGGCAATCTGATCGCGCTGCTTTCGGGTGTGTTCTATGGGCTGATGGGCGTATTTATGCGCAAGGACCCGAGCGGCCGCCCGCTCGACAATGTGTTCTGGGGCAACCTGCTGGCTGTTTTGATCATGCTGCCGCTGATCGGCAAACCGGTATGGACGCCAACAAACCTCACCCTAATCGTACTGATGGGCGCGTTCCAGCTTGCCCTGCCCTATCTGCTGTATTCCAAGGCCATCCACGGCGTGACCGCGCTGGAGATCACGCTGATCACGGTGTTGGAGCCGATCATGAATCCCGTATGGGTATTCCTTTCCACCGGCGAGCGGCCCGGCCCGCTCGCGCTGATGGGCGGCGTGGTCGTGCTGGGCACCGTGGTGCTGCATGAACTGCCGCTTGGGCGGCGGACCAAGCCGCTCATCTGA
- a CDS encoding GntR family transcriptional regulator, with protein MSGRRQQNRMDVYQYLKDAIQYFDLMPGAVIRETELAEQLDVSRTPIREALIRLSNEYLVNIYPQRGTYVARIDFQMAREIAYMRHLLDTEICLDLCRRRQSVQAETEQAIYFMTQAVKKHLPVEYIKNDNAFHRAIFERAGHEQIWDIISNSRAHYNRVLVLDMQRPGILEKSLEEHLNIMRCIEDGDEAALTRILDVHHDHKNDQTWEILIREQFPQYFVET; from the coding sequence ATGAGCGGCAGGCGACAGCAAAATAGAATGGATGTATACCAATATTTGAAGGACGCGATCCAGTACTTCGACCTGATGCCGGGCGCGGTCATCCGCGAGACCGAGTTGGCCGAACAGCTGGATGTCAGCCGCACGCCGATTCGTGAAGCGCTGATCCGTCTTTCCAACGAGTATCTGGTCAATATCTATCCGCAGCGGGGCACCTATGTGGCGCGGATCGATTTTCAAATGGCGCGCGAGATCGCGTATATGCGCCATTTGCTGGATACGGAGATCTGCCTTGATCTGTGCCGCCGCAGGCAGTCGGTTCAGGCGGAGACCGAGCAGGCAATTTACTTCATGACGCAGGCGGTCAAAAAGCATCTTCCGGTGGAGTATATCAAAAATGACAACGCGTTCCACCGCGCGATCTTCGAGCGGGCCGGGCATGAGCAGATCTGGGATATTATTTCAAATTCCCGCGCGCATTATAACCGTGTGCTGGTGCTCGATATGCAGCGTCCGGGTATTTTGGAAAAGTCGCTGGAGGAGCATCTGAATATCATGCGCTGCATCGAAGACGGCGATGAAGCCGCGCTTACCAGAATTCTCGATGTGCACCACGACCATAAGAACGATCAAACGTGGGAAATCCTCATCCGCGAGCAGTTCCCCCAGTACTTCGTGGAAACGTAA